The DNA region CAAGTCAAGAGCTGCTCTGCTTGTGGGCAAATAATTGAAAAGGTTGATGGGTGCAATCACATTGAGTGCAAGTGCGGAAAACATGTCTGCTGGGTTTGCTTGGAAATATTTTTAGAAAGTGATGAATGTTATGATCATATGAGAACTATACACTTATCCATATAAATTGCTATTTGTGTGGTGATTGTAAGTTTAGTATAGTGGTATATAATATTATGTGCATAGGCGTTGGAAAATGCAAAGATGTGAACTAATGTATATATAATAGCAGTTCTGCACTACTCTGTACCCATCTTGTACACGAGATTTCTTTAATAtaagtttgcatcatttgggtCCTTTTCGACTGTTCATATCATTAAATTTATTAAGACACTTCAAGTTATACTACTAAAATGGCATTACTGTTGCACAGATTGGCAATCATGTTGTTGCAGTAAATAAACAAAAACAGATAATGATACAAAAATTTGTATATGCAGATTGTCTTTCTTTCATGTATCAACTACATATCTGCAATATCAGCAGGACTAGTAACCCCAAGCAAGGGCAGTGGCAACCCCAATTCCCAATGAAAAAATCAAAGCCAGAACCCATGAGACACTAACTGTTTCTTCATGGGGTAATCCTACAGCCTCCTCCTCTGCAGGCATCAACATTGCTGGCTTTTGCTGCAGGTTCAAAACTTGAAGCTCAAGCAATCTCACCCTTTGGCGACAAGCAAACAACTGCATGGCCTCTTCCAACAAAGCAACAGAGAGACCATCCTTTTCTTTGTTTAGGATAGCCGCCATCTTTTCTGCCTCTCTAGCGCGTATTTGAGATGCTTTCAGCGCCTTAAGAAGTTCTCTTTTATCCTTTTCGTCATCATCATTTTCGAGCTGGTGTATGCTATCTCGTCCTTTTTCTCTACCTGAAATATTACAGACCTTATTCATAGATAATATCACCGTTTTATCTGAACCCAAAAAAACCTTGGAAGGTGGAGGAAGATCACAGTTCTGCATAAGGTCAAACCCTACAGACTTATGAGAAACTTTGAAACCCATAATCTTCTTTTGTTGACCACCCATTAAAAATCCAATCTTTTTATGATGAATGATGAAATTGTAGGCTTTAAAGGAAAATATGCATGTTGAGTTGTGGAAGGGAAAAAAGTGGTAGGTTTTGGACTTGGTGGTTGTGTGGGATCATTGAATTCATAGAAAAAAACGTGATGAAGAGGCAATAATTTTTCTGATTAGGAATTAGTTTGCTCTCTAAGTAACTTTGATTTTGATGCTTCAAGAAATACCTTGCTTGCAAGTTTGGATCAAGGCTTGTCATCTAAAAAAAAGGAGAAATGAAAAAATAACTATAAAAGTTTCTTTAAATGATTTAAAGGTTTTACTAGGTGcattataaaatattttaataacAGTGTTATTTTATCAAACATTAAAAGAAATGCTAACTAATGTAGGAACATTTTTTTAAGAAATTAAAAAGATAAGTtaatcattattttaaaaattaaaaagataaattttttaaaattatttgtATTCAATTCACTAAAActataaataattaaattttttataaaatattatatatatttaatacattgaacataaatatttttttatttaaattttttaaccaataccaacataaaaaaaaatcaaacttTTCTTAAAGATAAATCTTTTAAGTTCATCCTATGGTTGAACATTGGACCCCTCCACCATACAAGTAAATTACTATCACATGAGATATGAAGAGATTATAATTGCCATTTTTTTCTTTGCTTTATGCAATTGTTTTTTTTGTTGCAATTCATTTATCTTTTAAAATCAGAAAATGGATCATTATTCCTCCCGACGTTCATGTAACCACGTAACAACAAATGTATCCATAACAAATTATGGGGTGAACTCATTGTTGCTTTTCTCCAATTTTTCTTCGATTGAGAACCAAATGTGAAAATAAATTTGCATGCATAGCACAATTTAATTAGGAGCATCTGTGGCCTAATGGATAAGGCGTTTGACTTCTAATCAAGCGATTGTGGGTTCGAGTCCCACCAGGTGTGTTcgtttatttttaatttttcttattGTTGGGAGCCACTGCGGCTCTGCTTGGTTTGGTTCATGCTATTCTTACTTATCTTTATCATATCGAAATTTTAGTACTAATAGATCTAAATTGTTTAACCGGGAAATCAATGTGCAATAGATCCAAAGGATTTGCCAATCATAACCAGAACAGCTGGGAGGATGGCTGGCCGGGCTATTACATATGTACAATTGGCCCGGGGACACCTTGGATTTGTTATACAGCAATCTCAAGCTCGCCAGGTACTCTCCCTTTCTTTTATCAAACTTATAATTCATATGGATATCTCTGTCCGTACTAAAACTCGGTAAACTCATCGTTGCATTGTAAGAAAATTGAAAATGGCAATCTAGTTAATCACATATTCTATTCTGCCTTTTAGCTTCATAACGAACTTCGGGATATGATGGCACAAGTAGATGCTATTCAACATGAAGTTCGAAGTCTATCATTCATAAATCCTGGCCCTTTAACTCGCAGGCTTGATAATCTCGACCAGCCATCCATCTTAAATGGTATTGTTTACATTGATGCACGATTTAATCGAAATGTATTGATGCCGATATTTTGTATAACCGTGTTATCGGCTGTAGGTGGATATGCAAACAACAGGATATCGGAAGGTGCTGGGGTGAATCTCTCAATATCGTCTCTTACCAAGGTTTATAGACCACATACAGAAACTAATAATTCTATAGAATGGACTCCTCTAGGGAGCGTGTTTTCTTACACGTCTAATTATTTATAGGATTCAACTCCATTGCCATCCAATTCATTCAatatgcaaagcaaagcaactaCTTATGCCAGGTTGGCCGAGGCCCCTTCCATCAAGAATGGTTCATTGGCAAGTAGTGCTGAAGTTGAGAAGATTAAAGATGGTTTGCAGCTTATTGTCATGCCAGTTTCCGCTGAAAGTACTGGACTCTTACCAAATCGTGGTGGTAATAATAACTTAATCATGATTGTCTGTTATCTGCATCGCATACTATGTTATAGTGATTTTTATGCAGCGTTTTTTATTTGCTCTAGAATGATATCTGAATTGAAACAAGCTTTGGTTGTATTAGGAGCTGATGTGAAAGGATCTGACATGGTTCAAGAAGCAATTTTGGAAGCAGAGGTAGCTCATAAAGCAAAGGAGTTCTTTTCACAGCCCGAAAATCAAATATGATTGATATAGTATTCCTATATAATACCTTAATTTTGTAGATGTTAGCATTTGTAGATTCACAATGATACCTATTTAGTCTATATTTTATCTTGAAGGTATTGGTTGATGCATTGTCATTTCTTTAAGTTTCTAGTTCTTGTTCCTCAGGACAGAAAATCTAAAGGATTGTTTGTGCTCTAACAATTTTAAGATATTATATCTCATATTGATGCCATTTCTTGATAACCTCAACCACCATCGTCATTGAGATTTAAAATCTTGAATATAAAGAAACATTTTTCAAATTGTGAAGTGAATCTTATCATGCACCATAAAGATATATAATCAATAAAAATGTGATACTTTTAAATGAGAAATAGTGTCGCTCCATGTCATTTTTTTAATTTGGTCGTAAAGAATTTGTTGATCGTGTCCTTCATCCTACTATTTGATTATCATTCCCTTGCTTGTATCGTGTCTCTGGTTATTAATGAAACGTGCTGATTTACTCCTTAAAACAGGAAAAGATAGTACATAAGGAGAAAAACCTAAGTTGATAGAATGTTAAATAATTCACAATTTAAGTCATAAATCAAGATGAAAAAGGTGGTTGCCTAGAcaatgtttatttatttttgaattgAGATTCATTTGCATGTATTTTAATATGTTCATAACCATGCTTGATGTATTTGTCACAACTAAGCACTTCCCTTTGTAAATTGATTACAACCATTAAGGTGTATCCAATCAACGATACCTTAGATTTACATCACAAAAAGTATGACTTAAATTACATCTTTAGAATTAAAGTGTTTGAATGCTTACAAAATAACTTTTAAAAGTGAGGGTATGAAATAAGTTCAATAGACATGCTTAAATTTTGAAAGGAAGTATTTGAAATAAGTTTCACTTGATCTTAAATGTTTATGGGGAGTATTTTCCTTTGGTCATAGGAACTGGTGCCAAATGAAGTTGACCTTGTTGCTTCAGTTAGAAGAAATGGTGCTAGAGACAACCCCAAAGTTTCCTTCTACATTCCTCTAATATAGATTTGTTTTCTTTCATTATTTAAAACAATTTTGTAGCATGAAATACAAAATAAAAGTAGAAAGATGTTCTCTTATATGCCAAAGTATGTGAGTTTTTTCCCTTAAAGATGCAATCTCTTTAAAAATATTTCGCGATAACTCAAATTATTtctttcaaaaataatttttcCCCTTATTCAAATAATTTTCTCACCTATTGGTCATCAAACAAAAAGGttaataaaaaaataagaaaGAGAATAAGTTAGTTGCAAAATTTAAAAGAACTAAAAATACAAACATAAACTTATTTAGCCAAAACTCTGCTAAGGTGTTATGGATTTGGGTTTGGTTTGTGAATACATATCCTAAAATTGAGTATTGACTTGTAGTTGATAAATATTTGGGTATTTTTCCCTTCCAAATTTTTCACATTCCTTCCAAATTTTCAATGAACTCCGTGTTTGCACATTTCTTCCAGACTTCATTGAACTCTGTGCTTGCACATTCCTTCCAAAAAAAATTCATTAAAGTATTCAAGAAAGTGTAGTAGTCAAATCTTGACCAGGGTCTGTGTTCTCTTTCTTATTTATGTCGACCGAAATCACTCTCTAGTGGCTGACTAATCCCGATGTTCCTCGATCCTTGGTTAATTCCCATGTCCAAGAGTTTTTCCTCATTATATTAATAAGGTTGTGCCCTACTTAGTAAATCTTTCAAACTATGGGCTTC from Lathyrus oleraceus cultivar Zhongwan6 chromosome 1, CAAS_Psat_ZW6_1.0, whole genome shotgun sequence includes:
- the LOC127123871 gene encoding uncharacterized protein LOC127123871; this translates as MGGQQKKIMGFKVSHKSVGFDLMQNCDLPPPSKVFLGSDKTVILSMNKVCNISGREKGRDSIHQLENDDDEKDKRELLKALKASQIRAREAEKMAAILNKEKDGLSVALLEEAMQLFACRQRVRLLELQVLNLQQKPAMLMPAEEEAVGLPHEETVSVSWVLALIFSLGIGVATALAWGY
- the LOC127123831 gene encoding uncharacterized protein LOC127123831 isoform X8, with product MAGRAIAYVQLARGHVGSVIQQSQARQLHNELRDMMAQVDAIQHEVRSLSFINPGPLTRRLDNLDQPSILNGGYANNRISEGAGVNLSISSLTKDSTPLPSNSFNMQSKATTYARLAEAPSIKNGSLASSAEVEKIKDGLQLIVMPVSAESTGLLPNRGGADVKGSDMVQEAILEAEVAHKAKEFFSQPENQI
- the LOC127123831 gene encoding uncharacterized protein LOC127123831 isoform X5; this encodes MLGFSYGEIFLLLGATAALLGPKDLPIITRTAGRMAGRAIAYVQLARGHVGSVIQQSQARQLHNELRDMMAQVDAIQHEVRSLSFINPGPLTRRLDNLDQPSILNGGYANNRISEGAGVNLSISSLTKDSTPLPSNSFNMQSKATTYARLAEAPSIKNGSLASSAEVEKIKDGLQLIVMPVSAESTGLLPNRGGADVKGSDMVQEAILEAEVAHKAKEFFSQPENQI
- the LOC127123831 gene encoding uncharacterized protein LOC127123831 isoform X4, with translation MLGFSYGEIFLLLGATAALLGPKDLPIITRTAGRMAGRAIAYVQLARGHVGSVIQQSQARQLHNELRDMMAQVDAIQHEVRSLSFINPGPLTRRLDNLDQPSILNGGYANNRISEGAGVNLSISSLTKDSTPLPSNSFNMQSKATTYARLAEAPSIKNGSLASSAEVEKIKDGLQLIVMPVSAESTGLLPNRGGADVKGSDMVQEAILEAEVAHKAKEFFSQPENQI